In Burkholderia lata, the DNA window GAGCGGCGGCGCGAGCAGTTCGCCGATCGCGATTCCGTCGAAGCCGAGCACCGACAGGTCGTCCGGGATCGAGAAACCCGCGCGGCGCAGGCCGCGCATCACGACCATCGCGAGCAGGTCGTTGCTGCAGAAGAGGGCGGTCGGGCGCGTCGCGTGCGCGGTGAGATGCGCGAGCACCGCGTCGGGCAACTCGGGCGCGTTGAAGTCGACTTCGACCGGCGGCAGCGTCGCGACGCCGCTTTCCTCGAGGGCCTGCGCATAGCCGAGATGACGCTGGCGCGCACGATCCGACGCGGCGAGCGAGCCGGCCAGCATCAGCACGCGGCGGTGGCCACGCGCGGTCAGCAAGCGCACGCCGTCGTACGCGGCGCTGCGGTTGTCGACCGATACCGACGGGCGGCGCTGCGTGTCGTTGTGCATCAGCACGTAGTGCGGGCCGTCGTGGTCGAGCATGTCGAGCAGCGGGTGCGTGTCCGCATCGGCGACGGTGAGGATCAGCCCTTCGACGCGCTGCTCGCGCAGCGTCTCGATCGCGTGACGCTCGCGCGCCGCGTCGTATTCGGTCGTCATCAGGATCAGCTTGAAGCCGGCCGCGGTCGCGAGTTCGTCGATGCCTTGCAGGCAGTCGGCGAACACGGGGTTCGACAACGTCGGCACGACGACGCCGACGAGGCGGGTGCGCTCGCCGCGCAATTGCCGGCCGAGCGGGCTCGGGCGAAATTGCAGCGTGTCGATCGCGGTGCGGATCGTTTGCAGCGTGGCGGGGCTGACGGTATGCGGGGCGTTGATCGCACGCGAGACAGTGGCGATCGAGAAGCCCGCGAGGGCAGCGACGTCCTTGATGGTCGAGGTCATGAAATCTTGCGATGTAAACGTTTTCGGCCAGAAAATTATCGAAAACGTTTGTGACTTCGCGATGACGCAAGCGACGCTTGTTTCGCAAAAAGCACGACACAAACGTCTGACGGATAGGGCCGTCGGACGACGCGGACTCGATTGTATCGGGGATGTTGCGACGCGGGAGGAAATCGTTGGCGGCGGTGTGGCGGCGTCGATTAC includes these proteins:
- a CDS encoding LacI family DNA-binding transcriptional regulator, translated to MTSTIKDVAALAGFSIATVSRAINAPHTVSPATLQTIRTAIDTLQFRPSPLGRQLRGERTRLVGVVVPTLSNPVFADCLQGIDELATAAGFKLILMTTEYDAARERHAIETLREQRVEGLILTVADADTHPLLDMLDHDGPHYVLMHNDTQRRPSVSVDNRSAAYDGVRLLTARGHRRVLMLAGSLAASDRARQRHLGYAQALEESGVATLPPVEVDFNAPELPDAVLAHLTAHATRPTALFCSNDLLAMVVMRGLRRAGFSIPDDLSVLGFDGIAIGELLAPPLASVATPNRDIGRHAWQRLVECIGGAAIERTSLILPHVVRDGATVAPPATDLQLRKA